The Saccharothrix violaceirubra genome segment GCACGGCCCGCGCGATCGGCAGCCGGACGGCGGGCACCTCCCGGGTGCCGCCCTCGGGCACGGCGACGACGGCGCGCTCGTCCCCCGTGCCGTAGAAGACCATGGTCGACAGGCGTGGCGGGTCGGCGGGCGCGAAGGCGACCGCGTACCGCTCCAGTCCGGAATCCAGCGCTTCCCCCTAGCTACTCAAGTTTGAGTGTAACCCAGCTCCCGGGCTCCCCGGGCGAACCCGGCTCGCCCCGCATCGCGTACTCCCCGGCCGCCAGCCGTCCGATCAGGCCACGCGCCCACTCCGCGCCCGACGACGCCGAGTGCTCCCACAACCCGTACAACTCCCGCACGTGCGGCGGCTCGCTCCACGCCCGCACCTGCTCCGCCGCCGCCTCCCGCCGCGCCTCCCACGCCGCCGACCGCTCGGTCAACAACCCGATCGCGTCCTCCCGGCGCAACGACGGCAGCAACGCCAACCCCGCCGCCAACAGGTCCGGCCGCGTCTCCGGCCGCCGCAACGCGTCCCGCAGCAACCGCAGGTACTCCTCCTCGCCCTTCACGGTCAGCTCGTAGTCGGTCCGCGTCGCCGTCACCGGGACGTCCAGCAGGCAACCGTCCTTCGTGGACTGCCGCAACGCGTGGTAGATCGACCCCCACTTGACGTTCGCCCACTCCCCCGCGCCCCACGCCATCAGGTCCGTGCCGATCAGGTAGCCGTGCGCGCGGCCGTACCCGCGCACCACCCCCAGCACCAGCAACCTGGTCGCCGACATGCCCACTCCCCGCCCGCAATCCGCTGTCGCGGGAAGCCTAGATCCGACGAGGATGACACCCGTGACGACGCTCGCCAGGATCACCGACCACGACCGACGCGCCCGACTCGGCCCGCGCCACCTCCTCGCCCACCCGGCCGACACCGTCGAGCAGGTCGCCGACGCCGTCGTCGGACTGCACGCCACCGACGCGGCCACCGTCTACCTGTCCGCGTGCGCCCGCCTGGCCGACCCGTCGATCAAGGCCGTCGAGGACGCCTTCTACGAACGCGCCACCCTCACCCGGCTGCTGTGCATGCGCCGCACCATGTTCGCGTTCACCACCGGGGCCGCACCCGTCGTCGACGCCGCCGCGGCCCGCGGCATCGCCGCCAAGGAACGCGCCGGCCTGCTCAAATACCTGGCCGAGGGCGTCGGCTGGGACGCCGCCCGCCTCGCCGAGGTCGAACGGCTCACCCTCGACGCCCTGCGCGACCGGGGCGAGGCCACCGCCGCCGAACTGTCCGCCGCCGTGCCCGCCCTGCGCGAACAGGTCCTCGTCGCACCCGGCAAGAAGTACGAGACGAAGCAGAACGTCTCCAGCCGCGTCCTGCGCGTCCTGGCCGCCGACGGCCGCATCCGCCGCTCGCGACCGCGCGGCACCTGGCTGAGCACCCAGTTCCGCTGGACACCGGCCGACCCCCGGCCCGCACTCGACGTCGCCGCGGCCCAGGCCGAACTCGTCCGCCGCTGGCTCGCCGCCTACGGCCCCGGCACCGAGGCCGACGTCAAGTGGTGGACCGGCTGGACCCTCACCGCCGTCCGCAAGGCCCTCACCGCGATCGGCGCCGAACCCGTCGCCCTCGACCACGGCACCGGCTTCGTCCTGCCCGGCGACGTCGACTCCCCCGACAGCCCGCCCTGGGTCGCCCTGCTGCCCTCCCTCGACGCCACGGCCATGGGCTGGCAGGGCCGCGACTTCTACCTCGACCCCGGGCACAAACCGAAACTCTTCGACGCCTACGGCAACATCGGCCCCACCGTCTGGGCCGACGGCCGCATCGTCGGCGCCTGGGCCCAACGACCCGACGGCGAGATCGCCTGGACCACGTTCGCCGACGTCGGCACCGAGACCACCGCCGCGATCACCGACCACGCGCACCGGCTCGCCGACCTGCTCGGCGACACCCGGTTCGTCCCGAAGTTCCGCACGCCCCTGGAAAAGGACCTCGCCCGATGACCTGGCTCCGCGCCCTCGACGACGACGCCCTCGAACGCCTGCTGCGCCTGGCGGTCGACGACGCCGACCCCGCCGACGTCATGCCACCGGGCTGGACCCCCGACCGCGAGGACGAGTTCCGCGCCTTCTACCGGGGACTGCGACCCGACGTCTACGAGATCGTCATCCGCGACGTCGGCACCGTCGGCATGGCCCGCCTCACCCCCGACGGCGACTTCGGCATGTGGATCGCCCGCTCCCACCGCGGCCAGGGCTACGCCGGCGAAACGCTGCGCGAACTGCGCACCTACGCCGACGCCCTGTGGGTCACGACCATGACCGCCCGCACCACACCCGACAACACGCCCATGATCGCCGCCCTGCGCCGCGCCGGCGCCGTGCCGGCCACCGTCGACGGCGAGGTCCACGCCCGCATCGGACGCGGCGAGGAACCCGCCCTCACCCTCGCCGACCCCGCCACGCTCCTGCGCGGCTTCCTCGACTTCCACCGCGACACCGTGCTGCGCAAACTCGACGGCCTGTCCGACGAGGCCCTGCGCACCCCGCTCGTCCCCTCCGGCTGGACCCCGCTGTCCATGGTCAAACACCTCGCCCACGTCGAACTGCGCTGGCTGCGTCTGTACTTCGCGGGCGAGGACGTCGAGAACCCGCGCGGCAACCCCGACGTGCCCCGCGCCGAGTGGGTCCTGGAAGAGCACGACACCTTCGAGAGCGTCCGCGAGTTCTACGTCGAGCAGGTCGTCCGCTCCCGCCGCATCTCCGACGCCGCGGCACTCGACGACGTCGTCGAGCACTGGCCGCGCGCCGAACCCGCCCCCACGCTGGCCTGGATCCTGTTCCACCTGCTCCAGGAATACGCCCGGCACGTCGGCCACCTCGACATCGTCCGCGAACTGATCGACGGCGAGACCGGCGCCTGATCGGGGGTCGAGGAACATCGGAACGAAAACCGGCGCCAAGCCTCTGGCGCTCCTGAGAGCGTTTGAACCGGACTTCTTCGGGGCCGAAGCCCTCGGCAGTCGTTTCGCCGAGGCGGAAGCCGAGCCGCGGGTGTGGGTGGACGCGCGGGCCTGGACGACCGGGGAGGGCCCGAAGGCGCTGTTCGACGCGGCGGTGGGATGGCTGCGCGAGCGCCGTGTGCTGCTGCCCGGCGTGACGACGCTCGCCCGGCCGCTCGCCTCAGTACGCGAGGCGGCGAACCAGCGGCTGTGGGACAGCCTCTACGGGCTGCCGAGCACCGGTCAGCCGACGGTGCTCGACGCCCTGCCGACCGTGCCGCCCGGCACGCGGGTATCGGAGTCGGATGGCAGAGCCATCGCGGTACGGGGTGGACGGCAAGGCGTCCCTGCTGCGGCACCACGGCGATTCCCGGCATCCCGAACAAGGACGCCACCGACGAGTGACGAGCCGCATTGGGCGGGGACAGCTCTCCCCGCCGGCCCATGGGCTGGTTTGCCTGCGGAGAAACGGCTGTGCGAGCCTCTTACCCCACCTCTCTGAAAGGGCTGGTCGTGACACTCGGCATGGTTCTCGGCGACTCCTCCTCTCGCGCTTCGACGCGGGAGCGGTAGCCCTACCTGCCCTGACACACGAGCCCGTGCCGCGGCACGGGCCGTTTGCCCTGCTCCTCGTCGAAGTGCTCTTCGTGCCCTTGCACGTTCGATCACGAGGAGTACGTGGTGTCCACGATCCACTGGACCGAGACGAACACCCCCGTTCCGCCCACTGGCATTCCGAGAGCGCGACACCGCCTCCCAGCCGGGTCATCCGCGCGGACGACCGGATGAAAGCCGACGCCGCTTACCGTCTGGCCTGCGAAGGAACCGCCTTGCTGTGGCACGGCGACTTCCACAACGCACGTCGACTACTGCAAGCGATGGGCCGCCGCGTCGACCGGAAACCTTCCCGGCCAGGCGGCAGCCCGACAGAGTCCTTCCACCTGCACCGCAGGGCCCGCGGCCACCGTGCCCGCGTGCTCGGCAGGCTCCTCGTCCTGTTGGAAGGCGACTACCGCCTGAACCTGCGCAGGGCCCCCGATGTGCGCCAGGCATGCACCGAGGCGTACGGCCCGCCGTCCGAGCCGATGGCCGTCTCGCTCACCGAACTACTGGGCGTGATCGGAGCGCATCAGTGGCGCACGAAGGGAGTGGAGGTACCGGCCCTCGACGCTCGCATTCACCCGCACTACGGCGTGTTCTCCCCGGTCAGGGGCGAATACGTCGACCTCGTCGCACAGGCACCGCTCCCCGCACCGGCGGCCCGT includes the following:
- a CDS encoding PadR family transcriptional regulator, which codes for MSATRLLVLGVVRGYGRAHGYLIGTDLMAWGAGEWANVKWGSIYHALRQSTKDGCLLDVPVTATRTDYELTVKGEEEYLRLLRDALRRPETRPDLLAAGLALLPSLRREDAIGLLTERSAAWEARREAAAEQVRAWSEPPHVRELYGLWEHSASSGAEWARGLIGRLAAGEYAMRGEPGSPGEPGSWVTLKLE
- a CDS encoding DUF4158 domain-containing protein — its product is MDARAWTTGEGPKALFDAAVGWLRERRVLLPGVTTLARPLASVREAANQRLWDSLYGLPSTGQPTVLDALPTVPPGTRVSESDGRAIAVRGGRQGVPAAAPRRFPASRTRTPPTSDEPHWAGTALPAGPWAGLPAEKRLCEPLTPPL
- a CDS encoding GNAT family N-acetyltransferase gives rise to the protein MTWLRALDDDALERLLRLAVDDADPADVMPPGWTPDREDEFRAFYRGLRPDVYEIVIRDVGTVGMARLTPDGDFGMWIARSHRGQGYAGETLRELRTYADALWVTTMTARTTPDNTPMIAALRRAGAVPATVDGEVHARIGRGEEPALTLADPATLLRGFLDFHRDTVLRKLDGLSDEALRTPLVPSGWTPLSMVKHLAHVELRWLRLYFAGEDVENPRGNPDVPRAEWVLEEHDTFESVREFYVEQVVRSRRISDAAALDDVVEHWPRAEPAPTLAWILFHLLQEYARHVGHLDIVRELIDGETGA
- a CDS encoding winged helix DNA-binding domain-containing protein, with protein sequence MTPVTTLARITDHDRRARLGPRHLLAHPADTVEQVADAVVGLHATDAATVYLSACARLADPSIKAVEDAFYERATLTRLLCMRRTMFAFTTGAAPVVDAAAARGIAAKERAGLLKYLAEGVGWDAARLAEVERLTLDALRDRGEATAAELSAAVPALREQVLVAPGKKYETKQNVSSRVLRVLAADGRIRRSRPRGTWLSTQFRWTPADPRPALDVAAAQAELVRRWLAAYGPGTEADVKWWTGWTLTAVRKALTAIGAEPVALDHGTGFVLPGDVDSPDSPPWVALLPSLDATAMGWQGRDFYLDPGHKPKLFDAYGNIGPTVWADGRIVGAWAQRPDGEIAWTTFADVGTETTAAITDHAHRLADLLGDTRFVPKFRTPLEKDLAR